The Tubulanus polymorphus chromosome 1, tnTubPoly1.2, whole genome shotgun sequence genome contains a region encoding:
- the LOC141908062 gene encoding uncharacterized protein LOC141908062 isoform X3 translates to MRVYGLNISYIASYRDKPQERPKMSGSSKSSSRSNKPLSRMFDAPPIPQTQRAYDDTGYKSDYSTLDRLSAKASDNVTMSDIEDMCQHNAGLIETDTETITGSPEQPRRNQQEPVTTSCISPHDQPDNRVKTQSSYLTNPASNQGNRKSNGQLSPNSSRRSSSSSLLAKVHKFEQIQLGKLPACVPSSDSEYDNEFMNDPIKPARDSQPPPRQDSDLKRPKEFPFSLNLDQEPVKERPDKRIRQTDWSPKTHDDPSFRGPRASPFRDVRDIGPSPPKERAKTSSSAEKKQSWLSEEREKQYRSPGNVDKGYRHVTPPVRDTDCKSKPFIPSVPDGGHLSARSSEVVDSFIAPEVARNPLSPPTSSNWKENKSSSRHSDGGHSTGKSTVDSFVCPEVSRDPVSPPFPSDSRHARYTSKHSDGGHSTGKSTIDSYVNPDISRDPVSPPVPGNASNKRNTSKKSDGGHSTGKSTIDSFVNAEFARGPPSPPLPENLNFDSLSSRGTVNSSLVCPLEYQQPISPPLPPCPIEHYGTISSDATLEPPEAPPPPAEKPKKQRKTLSYRNRSKSDSRMQPKKSNDRKHVPGGYEQKNYEYDPRSRPRYPPQSQQFRDDQNFQHEIDEFNDVLRDLSKSMFKDKRKALEHSPHHHANFFPPFRPEVDRYRHDPRYAPPPMPPYPPYPHHYYMDDYYYRQYSPIPHHVPPHLQYHPGYYPPHPPHDWDYRDSYHRISPYGVPYPPPPRPPPPPDRNPFYEREYQHSPHYENAPAPRHYSPFEQHFPSYHSEYHSSYEELCKRNSYPGYNYFEKSHNRLSPNIPPVHYPVDPIYYDDVARPQPPPLPPRPENLSLPNSRPPYPYLGMGSPKRMGMSPDIPPPPVPPPPPGWIDRYPHHPSAFQVPTERKEAFRVSPVQENQPPKVQSWEYGQPIDETFPRHITGFDETWDESSGQPSIESTTSSFDQYVPGPHIESETDTETLLATQERESLILSPFTETRMVPRKTKAEKKEELKNRWSGSYENSTLSSTLKSNASTMTITDERGAKFRNSRYEPYQPPSTGADLPGLVLQPKQVNHQIIDKPTYLSTNEPPDWKHKDTVIASNPHLKLDLNSDPTRNSTPPPPKITDGETRRDILEEKGVIFVKPQYANGQSPSSQRKRHDIPKITIVSQSPSPQQSPRVLDTLTTTVKMRLDIPHTDSPVTQSYLDSRSLSPRSEHEEDDFDDFDEDEYEDEPVVNLDLIKAALFGEKGEQPNTKPELHIKRSGIRSPRLHESSGPPRKPLLSAGAYILDEGQDEYVMAPAKENREKHKAEIQDALTELEGLYENLALDDDNLLDGANRQEIKGNIKSSQLSGSLSRLSVENLQKFRSDSDSHKHRKLDSPSMEYTRQWLHGENERIMADAPKIDENILDTSHNSDDVFATSSTTYVKPPRQSGSYHSSSQDSSKALRRAPYPRKVADDMSRRRLRTSSVGSPAAGPHQASISWLALSPGITPATSVESMNRRMITRPRSPDPIFDDVNFRNIRRSLSTSGLDEYEEFNPLVLPSPTTADYLNPRENEPKRARMRSRPLDEADKYHDDMAYRRLRKDVEPVVSVRQRSKSLDRLPSVETKKPTPRRRGSVGKIAEMFEKQSETQSSIFVHAQSLPDLSSPSVQYDHRGDIISNEQQYAKVSAKQRTNKQYILTPRLVKQRSKYRQKNNDASEESPDSDLMKSDAALRKRLCDMDKMQHLAAPNTVKNDELSDYDNLQQSDSGSSGSAICMVAHPPMEPEVFNTRKQSKENILEYYDVHAQSFANVVAYFEESGKHAITSQMPTNSMSLRKFASHDDINIDTDDHDIHLRIRRKSGSPSSEEKDSPRTKSLRARCGSDPCLTEGRTVKPPPHREPSPSSDSECSSTM, encoded by the exons ATGCGGGTATACGGATTAAATATCAGTTATATTGCT TCTTACCGTGACAAGCCCCAGGAGAGACCGAAAATGTCGGGCAGCAGTAAGTCTTCAAGTCGCAGTAACAAGCCTTTATCGCGTATGTTTGATGCTCCTCCAATTCCACAAACGCAAAGAGCATATGATGACACGGGTTACAAGTCAGATTACAGCACACTAGATCGGCTATCAGCAAAAGCCAGTGATAATGTGACTATGTCAGATATAGAAGATATGTGTCAACATAATGCGGGACTTATTGAAACGGATACTGAAACAATAACTGGGAGCCCAGAACAGCCTCGTAGAAATCAACAGGAACCTGTCACGACGTCTTGTATTTCGCCGCATGACCAGCCTGATAATCGTGTAAAAACCCAATCTTCTTATCTAACGAATCCTGCAAGTAATCAGGGTAACCGTAAGTCAAATGGACAACTGTCCCCCAACTCTAGCCGTAGGAGTAGTTCCAGTTCTTTACTGGCCAAAGTACATAAATTTGAACAGATTCAACTGGGAAAGCTACCAGCCTGTGTTCCATCTAGTGATTCTGAATATGACAACGAATTCATGAATGATCCGATAAAACCTGCTCGGGATAGTCAGCCACCACCGAGGCAAGATTCTGACTTGAAACGTCCAAAAGAATttccattttcattgaatttagaTCAAGAACCCGTCAAAGAACGTCCAGATAAACGGATCCGACAAACAGACTGGAGCCCTAAGACTCACGATGATCCATCATTTCGCGGACCCAGGGCATCGCCATTTCGAGATGTTCGTGACATTGGTCCGAGTCCACCTAAAGAAAGGGCGAAAACCTCAAGTAGCGCTGAAAAAAAGCAGTCATGGCTCTCTGAAGAACGCGAAAAACAATACAGGTCACCGGGGAATGTTGATAAAGGCTACAGACATGTTACACCCCCTGTTAGAGATACAGACTGCAAATCAAAGCCATTTATTCCTTCTGTACCTGATGGTGGTCACTTATCGGCCAGATCGTCTGAGGTTGTTGATTCATTTATTGCTCCAGAAGTTGCACGTAATCCATTATCTCCACCAACTTCCTCTAACTGGAAAGAAAACAAATCAAGTTCTAGGCATTCAGATGGCGGCCACTCCACTGGAAAATCAACCGTTGATTCGTTTGTTTGCCCTGAAGTTTCGAGAGATCCGGTTTCTCCCCCATTTCCAAGTGATTCACGCCATGCTAGATACACTTCCAAACATTCGGATGGTGGCCATTCAACTGGAAAATCGACTATTGATTCTTATGTAAATCCCGATATTTCCAGGGACCCTGTATCCCCTCCAGTTCCCGGAAATGCCTCCAATAAAAGAAATACTTCCAAAAAATCGGATGGTGGCCATTCTACAGGAAAATCGACCATTGATTCTTTTGTTAATGCTGAATTTGCTCGGGGCCCACCATCACCGCCTTTACCAGAAAATCTCAATTTCGACTCACTGTCTTCACGGGGAACTGTAAATTCGTCTCTTGTCTGCCCATTAGAATATCAGCAACCCATTTCTCCACCCCTTCCACCGTGTCCAATTGAACATTATGGGACGATATCATCTGACGCAACTTTAGAGCCACCGGAGGCTCCACCACCACCGGctgaaaaaccaaaaaagcaACGCAAAACACTGTCGTATAGAAATCGATCGAAAAGTGACTCGCGAATGCAGcctaaaaaatcaaatgaccGTAAACACGTTCCCGGTGGCTACGAACAAAAGAATTATGAATATGATCCCCGAAGTCGTCCTAGATATCCACCTCAAAGTCAACAGTTTCGGGACGACCAAAACTTTCAACATGAGATAGATGAATTTAACGATGTTCTACGTGATCTTAGTAAATCTATGTTCAAAGACAAACGCAAGGCCCTAGAACATAGTCCACATCATCACGCTAATTTTTTTCCACCATTTAGACCTGAAGTTGATCGGTACCGACATGATCCCCGTTACGCACCGCCACCAATGCCTCCCTATCCACCGTATCCACATCATTACTATATGGACGATTACTACTATAGGCAATACTCTCCTATACCACATCACGTACCACCTCATCTCCAGTATCATCCCGGTTATTACCCACCCCATCCCCCGCATGACTGGGATTATAGAGACAGTTACCATAGAATATCACCTTACGGAGTTCCATATCCACCGCCCCCACGACCACCACCCCCTCCTGACCGAAATCCGTTCTATGAACGGGAGTACCAGCATTCCCCTCACTATGAAAATGCACCAGCTCCAAGACATTATTCTCCGTTTGAGCAACATTTTCCCTCATACCACTCTGAATATCATTCGTCATATGAGGAACTGTGTAAACGAAATAGCTATCCAGGTTacaattattttgagaaaagtCACAACCGTTTATCGCCTAATATACCACCTGTACATTATCCCGTAGACCCCATTTACTATGACGATGTAGCCCGCCCTCAACCCCCACCCTTACCACCAAGACCAGAAAACCTATCACTACCGAATTCAAGACCTCCATACCCTTACCTAGGGATGGGTTCGCCAAAAAGAATGGGAATGAGTCCAGATATTCCTCCCCCACCTGTGCCACCACCCCCACCTGGCTGGATAGACAGGTATCCTCACCATCCATCTGCCTTCCAAGTGCCAACAGAAAGAAAAGAGGCATTCCGTGTAAGCCCTGTTCAAGAAAACCAGCCACCGAAAGTCCAAAGTTGGGAATATGGTCAACCTATCGATGAAACTTTCCCGAGACACATTACTGGCTTCGATGAAACGTGGGATGAATCGTCTGGCCAACCTTCGATAGAATCAACTACGAGCAGTTTTGATCAATATGTTCCTGGTCCACATATCGAATCAGAAACAGATACAGAAACACTGTTAGCCACTCAAGAACGTGAATCACTCATTTTGTCCCCGTTTACTGAAACCAGAATGGTTCCAAGAAAAACAAAGGCAGAAAAGAAGGAAGAACTTAAAAATCGGTGGTCTGGTAGTTACGAAAATAGTACTTTGAGTAGCACGTTGAAATCAAATGCATCAACAATGACAATCACTGATGAACGAGGGGCTAAATTCCGTAACAGCCGTTACGAACCCTATCAACCACCATCAACTGGAGCTGACCTTCCAGGCCTTGTACTGCAGCCTAAGCAAGTCAATCACCAAATTATCGATAAACCAACGTACCTTTCGACGAATGAGCCTCCTGACTGGAAGCACAAAGACACTGTCATTGCATCAAACCCTCACCTAAAACTAGATCTGAACAGTGATCCAACCCGTAATTCAACACCACCCCCTCCAAAAATAACTGACGGGGAAACACGAAGAGACATTTTAGAGGAAAAAGGCGTCATATTTGTTAAACCGCAGTATGCAAATGGGCAGTCGCCTTCATCACAACGAAAAAGGCACGATATCCCTAAAATCACAATAGTTTCGCAATCCCCATCCCCTCAACAGTCCCCTCGTGTTCTAGATACGCTGACTACCACTGTGAAGATGCGTTTGGACATTCCGCATACCGATTCTCCGGTAACACAGTCGTATTTAGATTCCAGATCATTGTCTCCAAGAAGTGAACATGAagaagatgattttgatgacttCGATGAAGATGAATACGAAGATGAACCCGTAGTTAATCTTGATCTTATTAAAGCTGCGTTATTTGGTGAGAAAGGTGAACAGCCGAACACAAAGCCAGAGCTCCACATTAAACGCTCTGGAATTCGATCTCCGCGTCTTCACGAATCGTCTGGTCCACCCAGAAAACCGCTTTTATCGGCCGGTGCGTACATATTGGACGAAGGTCAAGACGAATATGTCATGGCCCCGGCGAAAGAGAACCGTGAAAAACACAAGGCTGAAATTCAAGATGCGTTGACCGAACTCGAGGGCTTGTATGAAAACTTAGCTCTCGATGACGATAACTTACTCGATGGTGCTAATCGTCAGGAAATCAAAGGTAATATAAAAAGTAGCCAATTGTCCGGAAGTTTAAGTCGCCTTTCAGTCGAGAATCTCCAAAAGTTTCGATCTGACAGTGATTCGCATAAACATCGAAAGTTGGATTCGCCGAGTATGGAATATACACGTCAATGGCTTCACGGCGAGAATGAACGCATCATGGCAGATGCCcctaaaattgatgaaaacatTCTAGATACGAGTCACAATAGCGATGATGTGTTCGCAACGTCATCGACAACGTATGTGAAGCCACCGAGACAGAGTGGCTCATACCACTCCTCATCACAAGATTCTAGTAAAGCTTTACGACGTGCCCCGTATCCCAGGAAGGTAGCCGATGATATGAGCCGCAGACGTTTACGGACAAGCAGCGTTGGTTCACCCGCTGCTGGACCGCATCAAGCGTCCATCAGCTGGTTGGCGTTATCACCCGGCATAACGCCGGCTACCTCCGTCGAGAGTATGAATCGAAGAATGATAACCCGACCTCGGTCACCGGATCCGATTTTCGATGATGTAAACTTTCGTAACATACGTAGATCACTTTCGACGTCTGGGTTGGATGAATATGAAGAGTTTAACCCGTTAGTTCTTCCATCTCCGACTACTGCTGATTATCTCAATCCGCGGGAAAATGAACCGAAAAGAGCTCGCATGCGCTCACGCCCCTTGGACGAAGCGGACAAATACCACGATGACATGGCGTATAGACGACTTCGCAAAGATGTGGAGCCAGTAGTGAGTGTTAGACAGCGATCCAAGAGTTTGGATAGATTGCCGTCAGTAGAAACGAAGAAACCGACTCCTAGAAGGCGTGGATCTGTCGGTAAAATTGcagaaatgtttgaaaaacagTCGGAAACTCAATCGTCAATATTTGTTCATGCCCAAAGTCTTCCCGACCTCTCTAGTCCGAGTGTCCAATACGATCATCGTGGCGATATAATCTCCAACGAACAGCAATACGCAAAAGTCAGTGCTAAACAACGGACGAATAAACAATATATCCTTACTCCTCGTCTAGTGAAACAGAGATCTAAATACCGTCAGAAAAATAACGATGCAAGTGAGGAATCCCCCGATAGTGACCTAATGAAATCGGACGCGGCATTGAGAAAGCGTTTATGTGATATGGATAAAATGCAACATTTGGCAGCTCCGAATACTGTCAAAAACGACGAATTGTCTGATTATGACAATCTGCAACAATCAGACTCTGGAAGTTCGGGGAGTGCTATCTGTATGGTAGCTCATCCACCGATGGAACCAGAAGTATTTAACACGCGTAAGCAAAGTAAAGAAAATATCTTAGAATATTACGACGTTCACGCGCAGAGTTTCGCGAATGTCGTCGCTTATTTTGAAGAGTCCGGTAAACACGCTATAACGAGTCAAATGCCAACGAACAGCATGAGTTTGAGAAAATTCGCCTCTCACGACGACATCAATATCGATACCGACGACCACGATATTCATTTACGAATCAGGCGCAAATCCGGAAGTCCGTCGTCGGAAGAGAAAGATTCGCCGCGTACGAAATCTTTACGTGCTCGGTGCGGTTCGGATCCATGTTTGACCGAGGGAAGAACGGTCAAACCACCCCCACACAGAG AACCTTCCCCCTCGAGTGACTCTGAATGTAGTAGTACAATGTAG